The proteins below are encoded in one region of Buttiauxella gaviniae:
- the yejK gene encoding nucleoid-associated protein YejK, which produces MSLDINQIALHQLIKRGEQTLEVVLRDSLLATNGAVEEMMAELHRVYSAKNKAYGLFSEESELAEALRSQRKGDEDFLAFSRAATGRLRDELAKYPFADGGIVLFCQYRYLAVEYLLVAVLNNLSSMRVNEELDISSTHHLDINHADIVARIDLTEWETNPESTRYLTFLKGRVGRKVSDFFMDFLGASEGLNAKAQNKGLLQALDDFTNEAQLDKNERQAARQQVYAYCNEQLQAGEEIELSSLADELPWAVDDKNFQQFTADKGYELEESFPADRSTLRQLTKFAGSGGGLTINFDAMLLGERIYWDPATDTLTIKGTPPNLRDQLQRRSSGK; this is translated from the coding sequence ATGAGTCTGGATATCAACCAGATTGCCTTACACCAGTTGATTAAACGCGGCGAACAGACACTTGAAGTGGTGCTGCGTGATTCTCTGTTGGCAACGAACGGCGCCGTAGAAGAAATGATGGCAGAATTGCACCGCGTTTATAGTGCAAAAAATAAAGCATATGGTCTGTTCAGCGAAGAGAGTGAACTGGCAGAAGCTTTGCGCTCGCAGCGCAAAGGCGACGAGGATTTTCTGGCATTCAGCCGTGCCGCTACTGGGCGTTTACGTGATGAGCTGGCGAAATATCCTTTCGCAGATGGCGGCATCGTACTGTTTTGCCAGTATCGCTACCTGGCGGTGGAATATTTACTGGTCGCTGTGCTGAATAATTTAAGCAGCATGCGCGTCAACGAAGAGCTGGATATCAGCTCTACGCACCATCTGGATATCAACCATGCGGATATCGTAGCGCGTATCGATCTCACCGAATGGGAAACCAATCCTGAATCGACGCGCTACCTGACATTCCTTAAAGGGCGAGTAGGGCGTAAAGTTTCTGATTTCTTTATGGATTTCCTCGGTGCCAGCGAAGGTTTAAACGCCAAAGCACAAAACAAAGGTTTGTTGCAGGCGCTTGATGATTTCACTAATGAAGCGCAACTGGACAAAAACGAACGTCAGGCTGCGCGTCAGCAGGTTTACGCTTACTGCAACGAGCAGTTGCAGGCGGGGGAAGAAATTGAGCTTTCTTCACTTGCCGATGAGTTGCCGTGGGCCGTTGATGACAAAAACTTCCAGCAGTTCACCGCCGATAAAGGCTACGAGCTGGAAGAGAGTTTCCCGGCTGACCGAAGCACATTACGCCAGTTAACCAAATTTGCCGGTAGCGGCGGTGGTTTAACGATTAACTTTGATGCAATGTTGTTAGGCGAGCGTATTTACTGGGATCCGGCGACCGACACGCTGACCATTAAAGGTACGCCGCCGAATTTGCGCGACCAGTTACAGCGCCGTAGCTCAGGTAAGTAA
- a CDS encoding YejL family protein has translation MPQISRYSDERVEELLSELANVLEKHQTPTDLSLMVLGNMVTNLINTSVASAQRRSLARSFAEALQASVSEDKAH, from the coding sequence ATGCCACAAATTTCCCGTTATAGTGACGAACGCGTCGAAGAACTGTTGAGTGAACTGGCGAATGTGCTGGAAAAGCACCAAACGCCTACCGATCTTTCCCTGATGGTGCTGGGAAATATGGTCACCAACCTGATTAATACCAGCGTAGCTTCTGCTCAACGTCGCTCGCTGGCTCGCTCTTTCGCTGAGGCGCTGCAAGCCTCCGTGAGCGAAGACAAAGCTCATTAA